The following proteins are co-located in the Carassius auratus strain Wakin chromosome 7, ASM336829v1, whole genome shotgun sequence genome:
- the phf21aa gene encoding PHD finger protein 21Aa isoform X7 gives MVFKTADVGKEAVLGFWKKRSMMELQNLQEALKVEIQIHQKLVSQMKQDPQKKVVEQLRRDLLVKQEDMKLQTLQADGQTSTLLITQTQTPLPAASLTTPQSSVVPVIASKTLPLVLRAATSTSPIIMTPAPTFTVVTTLGSTLLASPPSSDPQKSPVNFQPVIQTTNQGAEPVRVLPNSTVVVRPKPPASLSPAAGQVSVHTLQSPVLLSTALPSSGHVQQMRILNGLPFPNSSSSTSILISPSIHTLPSAQTHTQQLPHKSPSSDNTICAVEYGTEPKTSLLISPDTPTHTSPPLSLDAPSSPAPTNTHTPSSKHQESPLKLAFMLSLGLVTRDYLEEIQSRRQERKRRTTANPIYSGAMFEPERKKSSMSYLSSINQSSRKRANEDSLSEILQNEDAIEWPGTLAIVHSYISYKAAKEGEKDRLKTWSTELRQERETLEHRIGQLSNSITKCMDSKNSVLAQQGEMEASLEKMRGLVRLIRGIQFSPFVCPGAMANGETSHNGASKPSSSSAVTTDTNNNTNAPTSSSEATVIISTLTNTSDTLKQIAMNHNPEAAGVKSNEASEESAQNNSTSRIKSQPTNANAAAFSNNSSNQALLGTNGTVSTGEENTKKHKNNSDLSGVPQALLGSIVPLTEVTEGVK, from the exons aAAAAGGTGGTGGAGCAGTTAAGGAGAGATCTACTGGTGAAACAGGAAGATATGAAGTTACAGACACTACAAGCCGATGGGCAAACGTCTACCTTGCTcatcacacagacacagacgccTCTGCCTGCTGCCAGCCTCACTACTCCACAG AGCTCTGTGGTCCCTGTCATTGCTTCAAAGACTCTACCTCTGGTGCTGAGAGCGGCCACATCCACCTCACCTATCATCATGACACCAGCACCTACTTTCACCGTGGTCACAACCCTCGGCAGCACACTCCTGGCAAGCCCTCCTAGCTCAGACCCTCAGAAGTCCCCAGTAAACTTCCAGCCGGTCATCCAAACGACCAATCAGGGAGCAGAGCCAGTGCGGGTCTTACCCAATAGCACCGTTGTT gtcaGGCCAAAACCTCCAGCATCTTTGTCTCCAGCTGCTGGTCAGGTTTCTGTGCACACCTTACAGTCCCCGGTGTTACTGAGCACAGCCCTTCCTTCCTCTGGTCACGTCCAGCAGATGCGCATCCTCAATGGCCTGCCCTTCCCCAACAGCTCTAGCAGCACAAGCATCCTGATCTCCCCATCTATACACACGCTACCGTctgcgcagacacacacacagcagttacCTCACAAAAGCCCAAGCTCTGACAACACG ATATGCGCAGTGGAATATGGGACAGAGCCAAAGACTTCATTGCTCATCTCTCCagacacacctacacacacttcACCTCCACTGTCTTTAGATGCACCATCTTCACCTGCCcccaccaacacacacacgcCTTCCTCCAAACATCAGGAGAGCCCACTG AAACTGGCCTTCATGTTGTCTCTGGGACTGGTCACGCGCGACTATTTAGAAg AGATTCAAAGCAGGCGTCAGGAACGCAAAAGACGAACAACAGCAAATCCAATATATAGCGGAGCCATGTTTGAACCAGag CGGAAGAAGAGCTCAATGTCGTATCTGAGCTCCATAAACCAGTCCAGCAGGAAGAGAG CCAATGAGGACAGCTTGTCAGAG ATTTTGCAGAATGAAGATGCCATTGAGTGGCCAGGGACTCTTGCTATTGTCCATTCCTACATCTCCTATAAAGCAG CTAAAGAAGGAGAGAAAGATCGTCTGAAGACATGGAGCACAGAGCTGCGGCAGGAGAGAGAGACGCTGGAGCACAGAATCGGACAACTCAGCAACTCTATAACA AAATGTATGGACAGCAAGAACAGCGTATTGGCCCAGCAGGGAGAGATGGAGGCTTCGCTTGAGAAGATGAGAGGGCTGGTGCGTCTGATCAGAGGGATCCAGTTCTCTCCCTTCGTCTGTCCCGGGGCCATGGCTAACGGAGAAACGTCCCACAATGGAGCTTCCAAACCCAGCAGCTCCAGTGCGGTCACCACAgacacaaacaacaacacaaatgCCCCAACAAGCTCCTCAGAAGCGACGGTGATCATTAGCACCCTCACAAACACGAGCGATACCTTAAAGCAGATCGCCATGAACCACAACCCAGAGGCTGCAGGTGTGAAGAGCAATGAGGCCAGTGAGGAGAGCGCACAAAATAACAGCACGTCCAGAATCAAGAGCCAACCCACGAATGCAAACGCTGCAGCCTTCAGCAATAACAGCAGCAACCAGGCACTTCTCGGTACCAACGGAACCGTGTCCACAGGAGAGGAgaatacaaaaaaacacaaaaacaacagcgACCTCAGCGGCGTCCCACAGGCCCTCCTCGGCTCAATCGTACCCCTTACAGAAGTGACCGAGGGGGTGAAATAG